The sequence below is a genomic window from Silvanigrella paludirubra.
GAATAAAAAAGATCTTGATCATGAAAGACGAGTTGCCACAATGATATATTCTTTTTATAAAAGAAAAGACTCTAATATAACATGGGATGGAAAGAAATTAAGTAATTCAGATAAAGCAGTAGGTGTAAATCGAGGTTATGCAGTTATTGATGTTCTTAAAAAATTACAAATACCTTATGAAGAAAGCAAAGGAACTGAAGTTCTTCTTAAAAAACTTGATTCTTCTCGTATTTCATCCTGTATAGGGCAATCTATTACAGTTGATTACTTTATTAAAAAACTAAAACTAAAAAATATTGTTAAAATAAATCCTGATGTAATTTCAAAAGATTATTTTTTAATTTTTAGTCATAAGTTTATAAATGAACACAAAAATATTGCAGAAAAATTATGGACTGAAATTGGAAAAGTAAGAGATATTGAAATTCAAAAAAATATTTCAACCTATGAAAATTAAAAATATATTTAAATATATACTAATTTTTTTTGACATAACCAATATAACCAGTAAGTAGCGATGAATTTATTTGAAACGTAAAATTTTTATCTACAACTCCATTCTGAATTAAGTTAAAAAAAGATTTTGAAAATATTTTTGGACTTAATCCTTTTAATTCTATTTTTTGGCAGTTTAATTTAGAAAAAAAACTCAATAATTCTGATGGTTTTATAAACAAATGAGCCACATGAAGATTTTTTGGCGTTCCCTTAACAAACCATTCCATACCTTTAATAACAAAAAGAGAAGAAAATAAATTTCTATTAAAGGTATGGAAGAAAAACAAACCATTTTTCTTTAACACTCTAGTTCCTTCTTTTAATGCAAGTTGATAATCTTCAATATGTTCTAAAAAATCCATTGCACAAACAACATCAAAACTTTCATCAGGAAAAGGTAAATTTAATGCATCTGCTTTTATATATTTAACTTTTTTAAATTGATCATAATTTCTAGCTACCTGCAAAACTTCTTCATGAATATCAATTCCTGAAACATGATATCCAATTTTTGATAAATCATTGGATAATAAACCTCCTCCGCAACCTATATCAAGAATTTCAATATTTTTATTAAAATATTTTTCAATTTGAAGCATAATCCAAGGATTTCGTGTTTTTGCTTCCGATCTTAAGAGTTCAACATAATCATTTCCATGATACCATTTATCTCCTAAGCTTTTATAAAGTTCATTATTTATCGTTTTTTTTTGAAACATATTAATTATCCTATATTTAGAAATAATAAATTATTCTTTTATAAAAATTAGATATTTTTTAATGGTATAAAAATCTCAGTTTTATTTTCACTGTATATTTCAAAGTCAAAACCCTTATCCCTTTCTTGTTCAGATTCAATAAACCATATTCCATAAATATATTTCCATGCATTAGCTAATTTTTTAGTTCCACCTATAACTTCAAAACACGCATACTTTCCTTTTGGCAATATTTGAATTTTATAATCTAAATTTAAAAATTCAGAACATTCATAGCCAAGTAAATAAATAAAATCCTCTTCATCAGTCATATCCTTATAAAGGCCATATAAATAATTTGATTTTATATATGGAATCATAATATTAAAATTATTATTTTTAAGACATTTTTTGTAAAAATTTGGAATATCTTTTTTTAATTTATTATTTTTTAATGATGTTTTTAATTCTAATCCATAAATTTTTGAGCTATTTAATAGAACATAGGATAATTTTGGAATTTCAATTGTTTTATTTTTTTGTTTTTTAATTATTTCTTCAATTTTTAATACTGGAAATAACTTTTTTCTAGATGGGTTTTTCCTAAAATAGGAAGGATTACAAAGAAACATTTCTTTAAAGGCTCTTTGAAAACTTTCAGGAGTATGGTAGCCAGCTTCAAAAGCAATATCTATAATTTTTGTTTTTTTTAATAATAATTTTTCAGCAGCGATTGAAAGTTTTCTTTTACGTATATATTCTTTTAAAGATATTCCTGTCATAAATGAAAATATTCTATGAAAATGAGACAAAGAACTAAAGGCTTCTTTAGATACATCAGAAAGTTTTATTTCTTCATCTATATTTTTTTCAATAAAGTTTATTGCTTTTTGAAGTCTGTTTAAATATTCATCACGTTTCATTAACAAAAATCCCAGTTTATTTAAAAATAATTTTAATCTGAATCATAAACTTCACACTCTGATTTACTACTTTTGTTGCAAAAATCTATTGCTTTTTGTATTGCTATCTCTTTTGAGTATTGTGAGTTACTTCTTCCATATCCACCCTTTTTTGATATTGCAAAAGCTTTATGAGGAGCATCTTCTAAATAGGTTTGAAAAAAACTTTGATACTTTTTCGCTAATTCATTAGGCCACATATACGTCCATTAGAGTAAGAACCACTCCCGCCTGCAAAATTAACTCCTGCAACAACAACAGCATCTTTAGGCTCTGGAGGAAAAGCGGTTAAACCCAGAATAGCAAGCCCTCCCGTGGAAACACCAATAACAATTGTTTTAGATGTATCAAATTGAGGCATAGAAGATAAATATGAAATTGCCTCTTTTAAATCATTCGAAGCTTTTTTTGTCCTTAGTAAATAGGGCGGAGATGTACACGAATCATTTAAATATCTTGACAACCCACCACCAGAATGACCAAATCCTTTTCTCATAACAACCGCTACCCCAAATCCTCTTCTTGCAAACTCCACTGCTTGAGCAAAAAAAAGCATTGCGGTTCTTTTTGGAATTTCTTCGTGATTTCTCGGGGTACCATGCGTTATTAAGGTTAAAGGATGCTTGCCTTTCGTATCAGGCCACATGATTAAAGATTCAAGTCCGTTCGAATTTGTTTTCTCGGCAGGTATTTGAATTTGTTCCCAAACTATTTTTTGGGCAAGTAATTGATTTTGAAATAACGAAATAAAAAAGATATAAGTAGGAATTTTAATAAAATTGAAAAACATAATTATCCTTAAAATTAATAAAAAAATTAATTTATAAAAATATTAAGGAAATTATATCAAATTTTTGAAATATTTAAAAGTTTCAGTAAAAAATTAATTTATTAAATGTTAATTTTAGCAGTCATCAAGTGTACAAATTCTTATTTTTTTGGGTCCCGCATTAAATTGTTCTGAAGACGCATCAGAAATATACATTGTTAATGCTAAAAATAATACAAATGGTGCTATAATAAAACGAGCTGAAAATTTAGAACGCATGATTCATTCCTTATCAGTTATTTATTAAATTAATATATATTCAAGTATGATATTTAATGAATTATTATATAATTTAATTTAGAGCATTTATAAAAAAGACGCGTTGGGATCAAGGGTCTATATAAATAAGATTTGTTTACTTGTCAATACAAATAATTAACAAATATATTACAATATTTTTTAATGGGTTATGGGAGTAATTATTATATTTTTCTGTTTTTAAAAATAAAAATTCTAATAAGCAAATAATAAGGTACTAAAGTTCTAAATTATATTTTAAGAACTTTAGTCCGTTTTTTTACATACCATCAACATTTAATTTATCTACTGTTTCTCTATAAGTAAGAGGGGATTTAAATACTGACATACTTGCAGAAACACCGCCCGTAGTTAAGGATAACCAGAAAATGTCAGTTGCTATTTTTCCATATAAATCAGATTTTTCATTATCACCGGCTTTTCCTGCATTTCTTGATGCTTCTCCAAAACCTTTTCCAGCAATCCAAGCAGCATCACTTGTATAACCCATAATCATTTTTGTGTATTTAAATTGAGAACTAACTCTTATCCCATCAGAAGTAGAAATATTATACATATCTGCTAAATAATTATTATTCGTTATTTTATTCGCGTTAGAGCTTCCTAATTTAATTATATTATCAGAAGTATTTTTTGCTGCCGACGCGACGCCAGCTAAAGAAGAAACCTCAAGGCCAATACCAACAGCACTTGCAGCCATTCCTAAAGCAAATGATGTCCATCCTAATGCGTATGAAATATCACCATATTTAGTTGCATCCGCTTTATTTCCTGCTGCATTTGCATCACTTGATAACTTTCCATAAACTTGTCCAGTTATCCCAATAACACTTGAAGCAATACCAGCAGAAGCAGCAACAGTTACAGCTATATCTGCAGCAGATAATGCTGCTGTACCTGCAATAGCAGGGGCTAATGTTGTACCTAAAGTAAATATGGAAAGGAATATTCCTAATATAGACAAACCAAGTCCAACACCTAGCATAATATTTGCAGCATTTTCACCTGTGGGGTCGAATTTCATTATAGGGTTATTTTCAGCAAATATATATCCGTTAATCCCACCTTTTCCAAATGGAGATTGAGTATCATATTGCATAAATCTACCTAAAGCAGGATTATACGCTCTGTAACCTTTACCAAGAAATTGATAACCTGTTTTGCCATCAGTTCTTTCTCCATTAAAACCAATATCACTTAATTTAGGAGAATTTGCTGCAGAATTTGAAACATCAAATTGCTCACCGTATGGTGTGTATACAAAATTCTTAGTTAATAATTTTGCACCTTCCATAACTCGAATGACACTTCTAGCCTGATCTGTTAAATAAAATTGGAAAACGCTACCTGGATTTACTTTACCAATAATGTAACCATTAATTTGTAAATAACTTACAATTTTTCCATTTGAATTTTCGTTTATAATTTTATTTCCATTGTAATAAAATTTAACTAATCCATTTTCGCTATCATTTTGTGATATAATTTCACCTGAACCATTGTAACTATATTCTATTGTTTTATCTTTACTAATAAATTTTGATAATCTTTGAAATGGTGTATAAACTAATTTATTATCATTACCATCTTTAATTATATTTCCATCTTCATCATATTCTAAAGTAGATGATGTATTTTTTAATCCAGTTGAAGAATATCCCTCTAATCTAACTCCATCTGTTTTATTATAATTATATGTCGTTATACTATCTGTTGTAGAATCAGAATATTTAACTTTTGCAGTTTTAATATTATTTAATGAATCAAAAGAATATTCTTCTGATTTTATAATATTTCCGTTTGTATCCCTAGGACAAAGTACTCCAGTACAAACATATTTTTGGAGATTATTAAGTGAATCATAAGAATAATTTTCTTGAGAATCAACACTAGAAGAATTATTACTATATCTATTTCTTGATGCAATATTCATATCTATATTATAGGAATATGTATAGGATAGAATATTAGAATTATTTACATCTGTATAAGATAAAGAGTTTAATGCTCCCATTGAATTGTATGAATAAGAAACTTTTGTATTATTTGGAAGTACTTTATATAATATTCTACCAAAATCATCGTAATAATAATTTTCTTCCTGGAAAATACCATCTTTAGAATTGTATTGAATTTTTTCTAAACGACCGGTTGATTTATTAAAGATATAGCTTGATTTTAATTGATTAATATCAGTTAAAGTAACTGGATAGTCTTGAAAATTATATTCATAGCTAATCGATTTTCCATCAGGATAAGTAACAGATTTTAATTTACCATCTTTAAAAGTAGTATATTTAGTTTTACCAGTTGAATCAATCATATTAACTAAATACATAGAAAACGAATCATACTCATAATTCGTTGTATAATTAGATTCTTCACCCAAGACTTGTTTTTTAATTAATTTATTAAATCCATTATATAAATATTTTATTTCCTTACCTGATCTTAATGTTTTACTTACAACATTTCCGTATAAATCATAAATATATTTTATAGATTTTCCAAATGGATCGGACTCTGATACTAATTGACCTATTGAATCATATTCTCTTGAACCTAAAGTGTATGAAGAACCATCAGATGTTATAACTGATTTTTTAATTATTTTATCATTTAATAATGGATCATAATCGTAAGAAATTTTTCTTCCATCAGAAAAAATATCTTGAACTTTTTGAGACAAAGGGCTGTATTTAAACTTAACAACATTTCCGTTTACATCTGTAGATTCTATTAAGTTACCAAATCCATCAAATAAACTTGAGCTCTTACTAAATAACGTTCTATCTTTAGTTAAAAGTTCAAGCCGAATAGGTTTTTTATTTAAATCAAAATATGAAACACTTATTGAAGATGAGTTCCCTGTATTTGATATCATGTAAGTTTCAGAACTATTTTTAGCATCGTCATATTTCGTTACTTTCGTTTCTCCATTTGGTGAAACAACCATGTTTTCTCTTGCTAAAACGTCATATTTATATTTTGTTGATATTTGATATTTATAACCATCTTTATCAATATCGTATAAACTCTGAGAATCTTTTTGACCGGTACTATTATAACTTAATGAAGATACTAAATTGAATGAACTATCATATTTAGATTGTAAAAAAGTTTGAATCTCTCTTCCTAAAGAATCGTTAACTTTATATGTAGTATATCCGTTAGGATTCATTACTAATACAGCAGAAGTTCCAAATCCCAAACCATATTTTGAATCATTTAAATAATATAAATAGTTTGTAGATATAGAACTCTCACCATTCACAGATGTTATTGTTTCTTTTAAAACTCTTCCTAAATTATCATATTGATAAGAAATATTTTTTCCATCTGTTTCAACTTTATTTTCTTCTTTTTTAGTAAAGGAATTTATTTTTGATGTTTCTTTAGCTAGAATATTTCCCTTATAGTCAATATATTCTTTATTTGTAATATTAAAGTTTGAATTTAATGAATATGTATTTTTATTAATAGAGACCTTACATTTACCACCAGAAGCTGATTTAATTTTAACAATAGAAGGGAGAGAATAAATATTAAATTTATTTGTATCCTTGTTATAAGTATTCAATTCGGTTTTGTATACTTTTCCACAGTTTACATCACTTATTCCACATATATTTGTATTATATCTATAAATTTTTGCTAAAACTCTTTGAAATGTTTTTCCTGTTAAATTTTGAGTGTTTTCATATTTATATTCTGTTATTAAACTAACTTTATCAATAGGAGATGTTTTAATCTCTTTTTCTACTAAATGCACCAAGCCATTAAATGTATTTTCAGCTGATAAATATTGGTATTCTTTTATAATTCCATTAGCTTCTATTGTTTTAAGTATATTTCCAGAATTATCATACGAATTTTTAACTACTTCTGTTCTATTTAAACCATCTTTATAGTATGTAGTTTTTACTTCAATTGGATAATTATAATTTGGGTCAAGTGAAGCAAAACTTTTACTCTTCCATTCAGGATAATTATATTCTTTTGTTTGAATCAAATTATCATTTTCTTTTATTTTTTCACTCATTAATTGATGAAAATGATTATATATTCTTTCTGTTTTAATATTTGACCCAGTTGGGGAGTCTTTACTTTCTATAGAAGAATAAGTATATGTATTTGGTGTATAAAATAAAGTATCTTCACCTTCTTTATATCCAGTAAAACCTTTTCCTAAATAGTTTGATGAATCTTGATTAAAAATATATGAAATAGATTCAGAATTCATTCCAAGTTTATTAGAATTACTTTTCAAAGTAAAAGAGTTAGTTTCAATTTTTGATACAGCAGGAAAAGAAATTCCATCTAAAGGAGAATTTAAACCTCCAGTTAAATAAGTTACATTTACTGAAGTTCCAGTAGGAAAAGAAATTTTTGTTACAAGAGAATCTGTAGAAAAATCTTTTTCAGATGAAGCTCCATAAGAAAAATTTACTTCTTGCAATAGTGGATTTTTAATTGATGTTAATAAATTACTATTATTAGATTTTGTTAAAGTTGTAGTAGGTAAATTGTTAGTTCCATTATTTAATTTAATTGTTATAAATGTGTTACTAGAGTAAATTAATTCAATTTTTTTAATATCTGAATCACTATTTAAATCTTTATAGCTTATACTTTGTAATTTATTTCCATTAATATAATTAAAAAATGCTTGATAGCCTTCTTTGTTAGTTACAGAAACTAAATTTCCAAATGCTTTTTCTATTTTTTCTTCTCTACCATCTTTATATTTTAGAGTTAAATAGATACTTCCAATTTCAATTTTTAAATCATTTAATTTATAATATTTTAACTTACCTTGACCAATATCAAGCTTATAACTACCTCCACTCGATAAACTCAGCATTCCTGTTTTAGTATCATAAAACGTTAGATTCCAAGCCCATCCTTTTCCTAATCCAAAGCGATCTGATTGTGATAATGATGAATAGTTTACGGACAGAGGAATAATGGGATCTTCAAAACCATTCCCAACTACATCAGCAATTTTATATGAAATAGAAAAAGCACCGGTTCTAGGATCTACATTTTTAGTTAAATCTTTATAATTATAGGCATCACTAACAATATTTGACGATTGATTCGTTGAGGTAATTGCTGCATTTGCCGATTGAGCTGAATTATTAACCAATAAGCTGTTATTATTACTATACTTTTCGTTTTTTGAGTTGTAAATTATTGATGTTACTTTAGAAATTCCTTTAGCAAAAGCATATGTTTGAAAAGGAGAAGAAAGAATTAACAAGGAACAAAAAACGGATAGAAATTTTTGCAAATTTTTTCTTTTCATTTAACACCATAATATTAAATTCATTAATGATAATAATAATCTAAAACAATTCAATTCAAAATATGACAATATACCAGAATATCATTATAATATAACATGATTACATTTCGGTTAATTTGATATGAAATATTAGGTTTTTTTTAAATTATTTAAAAAATATTTTATCAATATATTTATTCAAATTGAACACTAATAACTTTATTTATTTTTTTTAAATTAAAATAAGATACAGAGTTATTTATTAAGTCATTTGAGTTTTTACTATTAATATATAAATTATTTATAACTGATTTATCATAACCAATATAATTTAAAATTTTACATATATTTTCTTTAGAATTTATATTTTTTAATGGCTCTGCTTTTGTTTGTTTGGATAATTTTTGATTTTCTTTATTTAATAAAATAGGAATATGTGCGTAATTTGGTGTAGTAAAATTTAAGCATTTTTGCAAATAAATTTGACGTGAGGTTTGAAAGAGTAGATCACAACCTCTAACTATTTCTGTTATACCTTGAAGTTCGTCATCCACTACAACCGCTAATTGGTAAGAAGCTATATTTTCATTTCGCCACAATATGAAATCGCCTACTTCTTTTTCAAGATTTTGTTCAATTGAACCCTGAATATTATCAGTAAAATTAATATTAAATGTATTTAAAGCCTTTATTCTGCATGAAAACACATTGTTTTCAATCTCTTTATTCCTACAAATACCTGGATAAACATATTCCATAGTTTGTAGATTTTTATAATAATTTATTAAATTTTTTCTTGAACAAGAACATTTATAAATTAATTTTTTTTCTACTAATTGATTTAAATAAAAACGATATATTTCAGTTCTTTTAGATTGATAAATAACTTCATCATCCCATTCTAAACCATGTAATTCTAAAGTTTTTAAAATAGAATAAGTAGAACCTTTTTGGTTTCTTTTTTGATCAATATCTTCAATTCTTAAGAGCCATTTTCCATTTTGAGAGCGAGCTCTTAGATAACTAGCGACAGCTGTTACCAATGAACCAAAATGAAGATCGCCAGTAGGAGACGGCGCAAAGCGCCCAACATATTTTGAAAATTTTGTCATTTGACTTGTTTGTAATAAAGCGGATAAATGGTGAAGGGTCAGGGACTCGAACCCTGGACCAAGAGATTAAGAGTCTCTTGCTCTACCAACTGAGCTAACCCTCCACTTTTGTTTCCACTTAGTTATCTAAGATGAACTTCTAAGTCAAGGAATGAATATAAAAAAATAGTTTAAAGTAATTTACTTTAAACTATTTTTTTATGAATAAAACTTATATTACTTACCGATAATAATAAATGCAATAATTAAACCAAGAATCGCTTGAAATTCAATAAGAGCCATTGCTAATAGGAAAGGAGTAAAGATTTTATTGTAAGCTTGTGGGTTGCGTCCAATACTTTCAAGAGCGCCTTTTGCAGCTTGTCCTTGACCTTGTCCAGCACCAACAACAGCTAGGCCGATTGCTAATCCAGCGCCTACTAGTTTTAGTCCTGTTCCAATAGACATTCCGTCTGTAGCGACAGTAGTTGCAGCATCATTAGCAAAAGCTAAAACGTTAACAGATAAAGCCGCCGCAGCAGCAGAAACCATAGCAAATTTCTTTTTCATGAAAAACTCCTAAAAATAAAAAACTTTTAATCACTGCCATTCGTTTCTTTTTTACATGCAGAATACCAGTTCTCATGTAATGATTCTTATAGAATCACCTCTAAATAAGAGGTAAGGAAATTTATGAATTAAATCTTTATCCTGAATGGATAGGAATTGATATATTCAATAAATCCTAAATAAACATAAACTAAAAAACAATTTTAATGTTGTTCTTTAGATTCAAGTGCAAGTTTGATGTATACGGCGCTTAAAGTCATAAATATAAACGCTTGAAGACAGGCAACAAATGTACCAAATCCAAGAAAAATTGCTGGAATTGGAACAAATGGAATATATAAATCTTTCATAAGTCCAGAAAAAATTGCAAACACAAAGTGATCGCCTGATACATTTCCGAAAATACGTAAAGAAAGCGAGATTGGTCTTGATAATAAACTAATAAATTCGATTAAGAACATTAACGGAGCCATCCATAAAACAGGTCCTGCTAAGTGTTTAATATAATCAAAACCAGATTCTTTTAAGCCGTAATAATTAAAATATACGAAGATTGCCATGGCTGCTGCAAATGTAAAAGACATATTTGATGTCGCAGGAGAAAAACCAGGTAATACGCCTGATAAGTTTGTTACAATTAGTACAAAAAAAGTTCCGCCTAATACTCCAACAAATCTCATCCAATTTTTCTCACCAATTGTGGATTCAAGAGTTGAGGAAACAACGGACCAACAAAGCTCAATAAAAGCCACAATTCCAAACTTTTTAGGTGGGAGGATTTCCTCATCACTCATTTGCTCTGGCTTCATTTTTGAAAAACCAGAAAATATTGCAATAGCCGCTAGTAAAAGTACTGCACAGGCAGAAGCAAAAACAGGGGACCACTGCTCAGCTTTTATACTTGCAGCTGCCTGAGTTATGTCAGGATTAAAAAATACAAAAAAGTTTTCTAAAATTTCATGATACCAATTCACAACATGCACTCCTGAGGAATCTGCATAGGCTGCTGGCGCAACAACTATAGATAACAAGGTTAAGATATGAATAATTTTACGTTTCATAATTTTAATGTAGGATCCCTTCGTAAAATATCAAAGCAAACACAAGCCAATTACATTATTGAGACTCTTCTTGCAAGTAGGTAGAGCATTAAGCTGACAAAATATGTTGCAACAAAAAGAGACAAATTCAAAATCAATTTCTCAGAAGGACACTCGTAAACCAGATAAGCTAAAATAGCAAAGCCAAGATACTTCATAGTTATGACTAGTAGCCTACTCAAGAAAGATGTATTTTGGTTTTTATTTAAAATGAATTTAGCATTGATAAAAACTCCGGCCATAATTAGAATAGCCGATATTACAAACATTATTTGCATAGATAAACTACTCATCACGATTGTCCTTGAACTCATTTTTGATTAATAATTTCAAATTTTTATACACAGTTATAAACGAAAGTACAAAAATAAATATGGAAATAAGTATTTTTACAGTAAATGGTTCAAAAAATAAATAACTTACAATTTTTTTTCCATTTTCCGTATCTCCTAAAACCCAAATCATTAGAATGATCAAAATAGTTGAACTAATCTGACCAAACAAGATTGCAACAGTTCTTAATTCATTATTCATAAAAAAAATACCATTTTTTAGGCAAAACACTTGACCTCAAGAATTTGGCTCGTAAGAATCAAAACGCAACGCAAAGGCTAAATGCCTCGCTGGCGACAAAACCCAAAACGAGGTTATTTCATGTTAGATAAAGAATCGAACCAAATTTTTTCTGAAAAACTCCGTACTCGATTTATTGAGTTGGGTCTTTCAAAACAAACTGCAACAAAAATAACCAAACTAATCACACCTGTAAAGATAGATGGAAATACCATTATATCCTACTGCTCTGACACTTTTTATAGAGATCACATTATCTCTCCAAAAATAGATGAAATAGAAAAAATAGCTAAAGATTGTTGGGGAAAAGCATACGATTTTAAAATAGAAGGCAACCCTATTGAAGAAAACAGTGCCGTCAAAACAAAAAGCTTTAAAACAAATAAAGAGTCTCAAATTACACTTTTTCCAGATGAAAATAACTATTTCCCAGAAAAAAAGAAAAAATTAAAACCCAAAATTTCTTTTCAAGAAATTACTCCTGTAAATGCAATTAAAGAAGAAGAAATAACTCAAAAATTTGAAGAAAAAAATAATCTTCCAATAAATAATGAAAAACCAAGAACTTTAGATGCTACGCAAAACTTTGGAACTTTTATACGCTGTGAAAGTAACCTTGTAGCTTATTCTGCATGTGAAGCGGTAGCAAAAAATCCTGGTAATTTATCTAATCCATTGTTTATTTACGGTGCAACAGGACTTGGTAAAACACACCTTCTTCACTCAGTAGGTAATGAAATAATTCAAAAAATTCCAAATGCAAAAATTCTTTATATAACAAGTGAAGACTTCGTAAATGATGTAATTCATAGAGGGATTCGTGTTGGAAAAATGGATGAAGTTAGATCTAAATATAGTGCTTGTGATGTTTTATTAGTTGATGATATTCAATTTCTTGAAAAAAAAGATGCTTGTCAAATAGAGTTTTTTCATACATTTAATGAGCTTTATCAAAAAAGAAAACAAATTGTTATTACAAGTGATAAGTTTCCTAAAGACATTCCAAATATTGAAGAACGCTTAAAAAGTAGATTTTTACAAGGTTTACTTGTTGATATCGAACCACCAGGATTTGAGGATAGAGTTGCTATTATCGAAACAAAAGCAAATTTAATTGGTCTTAAAATAAATCAAGAAATTTCTTTTTTAATTGCTACACATGCAAAAACAAACGTAAGAGAAATTCAAGGATTGTTAAAAGATCTTCTTATGAATCAGCACATGACCGGGAGAAGCCCTACTATTGAATCTGTAACAACAATTTTAAAAAGAAGATTTCCTACAGGCTCTGTAGAATCTACAATTGATACTGCCGCAATTCA
It includes:
- a CDS encoding transporter substrate-binding domain-containing protein translates to MFIKVLSRISIILIFILFPLFSIAKEFELKLCYPDNDAPPWQIGNGDHVFNPAGLSLDIISKAASNLNIKVIYSRVPTNRVFNILKKNEVDGAFIFSFLEERLEYGYFPMNKKDLDHERRVATMIYSFYKRKDSNITWDGKKLSNSDKAVGVNRGYAVIDVLKKLQIPYEESKGTEVLLKKLDSSRISSCIGQSITVDYFIKKLKLKNIVKINPDVISKDYFLIFSHKFINEHKNIAEKLWTEIGKVRDIEIQKNISTYEN
- the ubiG gene encoding bifunctional 2-polyprenyl-6-hydroxyphenol methylase/3-demethylubiquinol 3-O-methyltransferase UbiG — its product is MFQKKTINNELYKSLGDKWYHGNDYVELLRSEAKTRNPWIMLQIEKYFNKNIEILDIGCGGGLLSNDLSKIGYHVSGIDIHEEVLQVARNYDQFKKVKYIKADALNLPFPDESFDVVCAMDFLEHIEDYQLALKEGTRVLKKNGLFFFHTFNRNLFSSLFVIKGMEWFVKGTPKNLHVAHLFIKPSELLSFFSKLNCQKIELKGLSPKIFSKSFFNLIQNGVVDKNFTFQINSSLLTGYIGYVKKN
- a CDS encoding AraC family transcriptional regulator encodes the protein MKRDEYLNRLQKAINFIEKNIDEEIKLSDVSKEAFSSLSHFHRIFSFMTGISLKEYIRKRKLSIAAEKLLLKKTKIIDIAFEAGYHTPESFQRAFKEMFLCNPSYFRKNPSRKKLFPVLKIEEIIKKQKNKTIEIPKLSYVLLNSSKIYGLELKTSLKNNKLKKDIPNFYKKCLKNNNFNIMIPYIKSNYLYGLYKDMTDEEDFIYLLGYECSEFLNLDYKIQILPKGKYACFEVIGGTKKLANAWKYIYGIWFIESEQERDKGFDFEIYSENKTEIFIPLKNI
- a CDS encoding alpha/beta hydrolase family protein, with the protein product MFFNFIKIPTYIFFISLFQNQLLAQKIVWEQIQIPAEKTNSNGLESLIMWPDTKGKHPLTLITHGTPRNHEEIPKRTAMLFFAQAVEFARRGFGVAVVMRKGFGHSGGGLSRYLNDSCTSPPYLLRTKKASNDLKEAISYLSSMPQFDTSKTIVIGVSTGGLAILGLTAFPPEPKDAVVVAGVNFAGGSGSYSNGRICGLMN